A portion of the Pseudoxanthomonas sp. JBR18 genome contains these proteins:
- the aat gene encoding leucyl/phenylalanyl-tRNA--protein transferase, whose protein sequence is MAPRSLPFLLGPAQDAPFPDPSLALTEPDGLLAVGGDLSPPRLLNAYRAGIFPWFSDGQPPLWWSPDPRTVFSTGRVLLSSRFRRQLRGSAWVLRADTAFDQVLQACATAPRPGQDGTWITADMAHAYGQLHRLGHAHSLEVWDDSGTLVGGIYGIAIGRMFFGESMFSACSGGSKAALAGLSHVLRGWGWPLIDAQVANDHLTRMGAEPMQRDRFLRKIADLVKQEGRIGPWTTSVGHLPAATLCVA, encoded by the coding sequence ATGGCGCCCCGATCCCTGCCCTTCCTGCTCGGCCCCGCGCAGGACGCCCCCTTTCCCGACCCCTCCCTGGCGCTCACGGAACCCGACGGCCTGCTGGCCGTGGGCGGTGACCTGTCACCACCGCGCCTGCTCAACGCCTATCGAGCTGGCATCTTTCCCTGGTTCTCGGACGGCCAGCCGCCGTTGTGGTGGTCCCCGGACCCGCGCACCGTCTTTTCCACCGGCCGCGTTCTCCTGTCCTCCCGATTCCGCCGCCAGCTGCGCGGCAGTGCCTGGGTCCTACGTGCCGATACCGCGTTCGACCAAGTGCTCCAGGCCTGCGCCACCGCGCCGCGTCCCGGCCAGGACGGCACATGGATCACCGCGGACATGGCGCACGCCTACGGACAGCTGCACCGACTCGGACACGCGCATTCGCTGGAGGTCTGGGATGACAGCGGCACGCTCGTCGGCGGCATCTACGGCATCGCCATCGGCCGCATGTTTTTTGGCGAGAGCATGTTCTCGGCATGCTCAGGAGGCTCGAAAGCCGCCCTCGCAGGCCTGTCCCACGTGCTGCGGGGCTGGGGCTGGCCGCTGATCGACGCCCAGGTCGCCAACGATCACCTGACCCGCATGGGCGCCGAGCCGATGCAACGAGACCGCTTCCTGCGCAAGATCGCAGACTTGGTGAAGCAGGAGGGCCGGATCGGCCCCTGGACCACGTCGGTGGGTCATCTGCCAGCCGCCACACTGTGCGTGGCTTAA
- a CDS encoding methyl-accepting chemotaxis protein, producing MYSRLLIRLAAPLVLTLLFPLATALDWPAAMRWAILTTMTLSWLGYAGWVTYSHSRRSPEQSKAMREQDQLLSDLRSFVSNEIDGSRSEIERARELIRQAVSGLGGSFEAMNRKSRQQSQALARIVDRTGEEGGSGIDVARFAQHASSRMEQLVEALEQVSGQSSTTVQHIDEMAQHLDGIFALLEDVKSIADQTNLLALNAAIEAARAGEAGRGFAVVADEVRNLSERSTSFNEQIRKLAHSSKDAIAKVRETVSNMASRDMDRSREARHEAAAMLDNVAAINRSLGEGVREISECGRSIDSSVAEAVRALQFEDIATQALGGVHTHLDRLTAINREAVGLQELLHRSGGVFDGELIAALQRVGTRLREMRVEWERPPHKPVAQQDMGAGTVELF from the coding sequence ATGTACTCACGCCTCCTCATCCGTCTGGCCGCTCCGCTGGTCCTGACGCTGCTCTTCCCCCTGGCCACGGCGCTGGATTGGCCCGCCGCCATGCGCTGGGCGATCCTCACCACCATGACACTGAGCTGGCTGGGCTATGCCGGCTGGGTGACCTACAGCCACTCACGCCGCTCCCCGGAGCAAAGCAAGGCGATGCGCGAGCAGGACCAGTTGCTCTCGGACCTGCGCAGCTTCGTCAGCAACGAGATCGACGGCTCGCGTAGCGAGATCGAGCGTGCCCGCGAGCTGATCCGCCAGGCGGTGTCCGGTCTGGGCGGCAGTTTCGAGGCCATGAACCGCAAGTCGCGCCAGCAGAGCCAGGCGCTGGCCCGCATCGTGGACCGGACCGGCGAGGAAGGCGGGTCGGGCATCGACGTGGCCCGCTTCGCCCAGCATGCCAGTTCGCGCATGGAACAACTGGTCGAGGCGCTGGAGCAGGTCAGCGGCCAGAGCAGCACCACGGTCCAGCACATCGACGAGATGGCCCAGCACCTGGACGGCATCTTCGCCCTGCTGGAGGACGTCAAGTCGATCGCCGACCAGACCAACCTGCTGGCGCTGAACGCGGCGATCGAAGCGGCGCGCGCCGGTGAAGCCGGGCGCGGCTTCGCGGTGGTCGCCGACGAGGTCCGCAACCTGTCCGAGCGCTCGACCAGCTTCAACGAGCAGATCCGCAAACTGGCGCACAGCTCCAAGGACGCCATTGCCAAGGTCCGCGAGACGGTCTCCAACATGGCCTCGCGCGACATGGACCGCTCACGTGAAGCGCGTCACGAGGCAGCGGCGATGCTGGACAACGTCGCGGCGATCAACCGCTCCCTGGGCGAGGGCGTGCGCGAGATCTCCGAGTGCGGCCGCTCGATCGACAGCAGCGTCGCCGAAGCCGTGCGCGCCTTGCAGTTCGAGGACATCGCCACCCAGGCCCTGGGCGGCGTCCACACCCACCTGGACCGCCTGACCGCGATCAACCGCGAGGCGGTCGGCCTGCAGGAACTGCTGCATCGCAGTGGCGGGGTGTTCGACGGCGAACTGATCGCGGCACTGCAGCGGGTGGGGACCCGCTTGCGCGAGATGCGCGTGGAGTGGGAGCGTCCGCCGCACAAGCCGGTTGCACAGCAGGACATGGGCGCGGGCACGGTGGAGTTGTTCTGA
- a CDS encoding NUDIX hydrolase: MSFPDDRFWQPDTTVATIVVRDGRLLLVEEHAEGRLVLNQPAGHLEPDESLQDAALRETLEESGWTVRLTHFVGAYQWKAETGRHYLRFAFAGEPVSHDAARALDEGIVRALWMTPDELRQAQARHRSPLVWRVAADYLAGRRLPLSAVAQLA; this comes from the coding sequence ATGAGCTTCCCGGATGACCGTTTTTGGCAGCCCGATACCACGGTGGCGACCATCGTGGTGCGCGACGGGCGCCTGCTGCTGGTCGAGGAGCACGCCGAGGGACGACTGGTCCTGAACCAGCCAGCCGGCCACCTCGAGCCAGACGAGAGCCTGCAGGACGCCGCCTTGCGGGAGACGCTCGAGGAAAGCGGCTGGACGGTGCGCCTGACCCATTTCGTAGGCGCCTACCAGTGGAAGGCCGAAACCGGCCGGCACTACCTGCGCTTTGCTTTCGCAGGCGAGCCGGTCTCCCACGACGCGGCGCGCGCGCTCGACGAGGGCATCGTCCGGGCACTGTGGATGACGCCGGACGAACTGCGCCAGGCGCAGGCGCGACATCGCAGTCCGCTGGTGTGGCGGGTGGCCGCCGATTACCTGGCCGGACGCCGCTTGCCGCTGTCCGCGGTGGCGCAGCTGGCATGA
- the infA gene encoding translation initiation factor IF-1, giving the protein MSKDDSIEFEGAVTETLPNTMFRVRLENGHEIIAHISGRMRKNYIRILTGDRVKVEMTPYDLTKGRITYRMK; this is encoded by the coding sequence ATGTCGAAAGACGATTCAATCGAATTCGAAGGCGCCGTCACCGAGACGCTGCCCAACACCATGTTCCGCGTGCGCCTGGAAAACGGCCACGAGATCATCGCCCATATCTCCGGCCGCATGCGCAAGAACTACATTCGCATCCTGACCGGTGACCGGGTGAAGGTCGAAATGACGCCCTACGACCTGACCAAGGGCCGCATCACCTACCGCATGAAATAA
- the clpS gene encoding ATP-dependent Clp protease adapter ClpS has product MPRTPEHEQDHGVLVETGKPEVTPPPLYQVLLLNDDYTPMDFVITVLQQFFNMDLEKATQVMLHVHTRGRGVCGVYTREVAESKVAQVNEYSRMSQHPLLCTMEQS; this is encoded by the coding sequence ATGCCCCGCACCCCCGAACACGAGCAAGACCATGGCGTCCTGGTGGAAACCGGAAAGCCGGAGGTCACCCCGCCGCCCCTGTATCAGGTCCTGCTGCTCAACGACGACTACACACCGATGGATTTCGTGATCACGGTGCTGCAGCAGTTCTTCAACATGGACCTGGAGAAGGCCACCCAGGTGATGCTGCACGTCCACACCCGCGGACGCGGCGTGTGCGGCGTCTACACACGCGAAGTGGCAGAGTCGAAGGTGGCCCAGGTCAACGAGTATTCGAGGATGAGTCAGCATCCTTTGCTGTGCACGATGGAACAGTCCTGA
- the hflD gene encoding high frequency lysogenization protein HflD codes for MSAPLNERVLALAALAQSLAQVRRIAETGQSEDGAASAVLDSVFRVDAASTEAVYARASSLAPGLRLLRDYFEGQNKDASLPRLALSVLQVERRFVRETDTVRAVSGGLEEIAPQAAERGSTHPDVLTALGTLYSDTISHLRPRVMIQGNPHYLGQPGVVSEIRAILLAAVRAAVLWRQLGGSLWDFVFSRKAMVQAARSWLGA; via the coding sequence ATGAGCGCGCCACTGAATGAGCGCGTGCTCGCGTTGGCCGCCCTGGCCCAATCGCTGGCACAGGTGCGTCGGATCGCCGAAACCGGGCAGTCCGAGGACGGTGCGGCCAGCGCGGTGCTGGACAGTGTGTTCCGTGTCGATGCCGCTTCCACGGAGGCCGTCTACGCCCGTGCCTCGTCCCTGGCGCCGGGGCTGCGCCTGCTGCGTGATTACTTCGAAGGCCAGAACAAGGACGCGTCCCTGCCCCGCCTGGCGCTCTCGGTGCTGCAGGTCGAACGCCGCTTCGTCCGGGAAACCGACACGGTCCGCGCCGTGAGCGGTGGCCTGGAGGAAATCGCCCCCCAGGCCGCCGAGCGCGGCAGCACCCATCCGGATGTCCTGACGGCTCTGGGCACGCTCTACTCGGACACGATCAGTCACCTGCGGCCGCGGGTGATGATCCAGGGAAACCCGCATTACCTGGGCCAACCCGGCGTGGTCTCGGAGATCCGCGCAATCCTGCTGGCGGCCGTGCGCGCCGCGGTGCTGTGGCGTCAGCTGGGGGGCAGCCTTTGGGACTTCGTGTTCTCGCGCAAGGCCATGGTCCAGGCCGCACGCAGCTGGCTGGGGGCGTAA
- the mnmA gene encoding tRNA 2-thiouridine(34) synthase MnmA — MSTAPRVVVGVSGGVDSSVAALELVRSGVPAAGLFMQNWSDDGSGDCRAEDDRRDAVAVCGRLGLPFHFRDFSQEYWNGVFAHFLAEYAAGRTPNPDVLCNREVKFKHFIDAARELGAEKIATGHYARVEQRGRRWHLLRGVDTAKDQSYFLHQLGQEQLAATLFPIGHLHKPDLRGIARQAGLPVHDKKDSTGICFIGERDFRQFLGQYLPAKTGEMRDPDGAVIGQHPGVFFFTLGQREGLNIGGVRGRAAAPWYVVGKDVTGNVLYVDQDTASPYLHSTRLRSESMHWVAGAAPAARIDCSAQTRYRQAAEPCTVHVLEDGTLDIEFARPQRAVTPGQSVVLYDGQDCLGGAVIASTNAPLELRLREQAA; from the coding sequence ATGAGCACCGCCCCGCGCGTGGTGGTCGGTGTGTCCGGCGGGGTCGACTCGTCGGTGGCCGCGCTGGAACTGGTCCGCTCGGGGGTTCCGGCCGCGGGGCTGTTCATGCAGAACTGGTCCGACGACGGCAGCGGCGATTGCCGCGCCGAGGACGACCGGCGCGACGCGGTGGCGGTTTGCGGGCGGCTGGGCTTGCCCTTTCACTTTCGCGATTTCTCGCAGGAATACTGGAATGGGGTGTTCGCGCATTTCCTGGCGGAATACGCCGCTGGGCGCACGCCCAACCCGGACGTGCTGTGTAACCGCGAGGTCAAGTTCAAGCATTTCATCGACGCGGCCCGTGAACTGGGCGCCGAGAAGATCGCCACCGGCCACTACGCCCGGGTCGAGCAGCGGGGACGCCGCTGGCACCTGCTGCGCGGGGTGGACACGGCCAAGGACCAGAGCTACTTCCTGCATCAGCTCGGGCAGGAGCAGCTGGCCGCGACCCTGTTTCCGATCGGCCACCTGCACAAGCCGGATCTGCGCGGAATCGCACGCCAGGCTGGGCTGCCGGTCCACGACAAGAAGGATTCGACCGGCATCTGCTTCATCGGCGAGCGCGATTTCCGCCAGTTCCTCGGCCAGTACCTGCCAGCCAAGACCGGGGAGATGCGCGACCCGGATGGCGCGGTCATCGGCCAGCATCCCGGCGTGTTCTTCTTTACCCTGGGGCAGCGCGAGGGGCTGAACATCGGCGGCGTCCGCGGGCGTGCCGCGGCGCCCTGGTATGTCGTGGGTAAGGACGTGACCGGCAATGTGCTCTATGTCGATCAGGACACCGCCAGTCCCTATCTGCACTCCACCCGCCTGCGCAGTGAATCGATGCATTGGGTCGCCGGCGCCGCGCCCGCCGCCCGCATCGACTGCAGTGCGCAGACCCGCTACCGGCAGGCCGCAGAGCCCTGCACGGTGCATGTACTTGAGGACGGAACACTGGATATCGAATTTGCACGCCCACAACGCGCGGTCACCCCCGGCCAATCGGTGGTGCTGTACGACGGGCAGGACTGCCTGGGCGGGGCGGTGATCGCCTCGACCAACGCGCCGCTGGAATTGCGTCTGCGGGAGCAGGCGGCATGA
- a CDS encoding SDR family oxidoreductase, whose product MQHIQKPLAKVILITGAGRGIGAALAVAAASEGHYVAVNYRSQSAEVDQLVSCLNDGIGIRADVSIAEDAQRLINETLAHFGRIDCVINNAGIGEVCPIDRLDLAHFQKTLHANLTSAFLVSQAAWPHMTRDGGRLIFMSSAAARTGGGLSAAYAASKGGVESLMHAYATALRQHRITANAIAPALIESRMAKAIASGPTENLPLGRLGRPEELWPATRMIIETEYLTGQTIHVDAGRFMT is encoded by the coding sequence ATGCAGCACATCCAGAAGCCTTTGGCAAAGGTCATCCTCATCACAGGCGCTGGACGCGGCATCGGCGCTGCGCTCGCTGTCGCGGCTGCGTCCGAGGGGCACTATGTCGCTGTAAATTATCGCTCTCAGAGCGCCGAAGTCGATCAGTTGGTGTCTTGCTTGAATGACGGCATCGGTATTCGGGCGGATGTCAGCATCGCCGAGGATGCTCAGCGGCTTATTAATGAAACGCTCGCGCACTTCGGTCGCATCGACTGCGTGATCAACAACGCGGGCATCGGCGAAGTATGCCCGATCGACCGTCTCGATCTCGCGCATTTCCAGAAGACGCTTCATGCAAACTTGACGAGCGCTTTTCTTGTCTCGCAAGCGGCATGGCCTCACATGACGCGAGACGGTGGCCGGCTTATCTTCATGTCGTCCGCCGCCGCCCGCACCGGCGGGGGACTTTCAGCCGCCTATGCCGCTTCGAAAGGCGGCGTCGAGAGCCTGATGCATGCCTATGCCACTGCACTGCGCCAGCACCGCATTACCGCCAACGCCATAGCCCCCGCGTTGATCGAAAGCAGAATGGCCAAAGCGATTGCTTCAGGTCCCACCGAAAACCTTCCACTAGGGCGTTTGGGTCGCCCTGAAGAACTCTGGCCGGCGACACGGATGATCATCGAGACCGAATATCTAACAGGCCAAACCATTCATGTCGATGCCGGCAGATTCATGACCTGA
- a CDS encoding GNAT family N-acetyltransferase — translation MEARWIRALDGLEATQWDALHDGSNPFLHHAFLSGLEQTGCLRTDWGWTPQHLTLWEGDRLVAAAPGYLKTNSHGEFVFDHAWAHAYARYGQDYFPKWLCAVPYSPVTGPRLLAPTPTLRQALLLAMQAHVGRHGLSSAHVNFYNEAEDAAFGAEWLARTDVQYQWRNTAGWRTFDDFLAAMDHKHRKNIRQERAKVARAGVRFRVVHGDEASDDDLEAMYGFYLQTFHEYGNSPALTLEFLQALALRMPRALVIFLAEYEGRPVAGALCLRGGNSLYGRYWGADASLAGLHFETCYYQGIDYCLREGLTHFEPGAQGVHKIARGFLPSFVRSRHWIGDEAFREALARWCAEEDASVREHALILAQRSPFRSPLA, via the coding sequence ATGGAAGCACGCTGGATCCGGGCGCTGGACGGGCTTGAAGCGACACAGTGGGATGCGCTGCACGACGGCAGCAACCCCTTCCTCCACCACGCTTTCCTGTCAGGCCTGGAACAGACCGGGTGCCTGCGGACTGATTGGGGATGGACACCGCAGCACCTGACCCTGTGGGAAGGCGATCGGCTGGTGGCCGCCGCACCGGGCTATCTCAAGACCAACTCGCATGGCGAGTTCGTGTTCGACCATGCCTGGGCCCATGCCTATGCGCGCTATGGCCAGGACTACTTCCCCAAGTGGCTGTGCGCGGTGCCCTATTCGCCAGTGACCGGCCCGCGCCTGCTCGCACCCACCCCAACGCTGCGCCAGGCGCTGCTGCTGGCCATGCAGGCGCATGTCGGGCGCCACGGACTGTCCTCGGCGCACGTGAACTTCTATAACGAGGCCGAGGACGCCGCGTTCGGCGCCGAGTGGCTGGCGCGTACCGACGTGCAGTACCAGTGGCGCAATACGGCCGGCTGGCGGACCTTCGATGACTTCCTGGCCGCAATGGACCACAAGCATCGCAAGAACATCCGCCAGGAACGGGCCAAGGTGGCGCGCGCCGGCGTGCGCTTCCGGGTGGTCCACGGCGACGAGGCCAGCGATGACGACCTGGAGGCGATGTATGGCTTCTACCTGCAGACCTTCCACGAGTACGGCAATTCGCCTGCGCTGACCCTGGAATTCCTGCAGGCCCTGGCCCTGCGCATGCCGCGTGCGCTGGTGATCTTTCTGGCCGAGTACGAAGGGCGCCCGGTTGCCGGCGCCCTCTGCCTGCGCGGTGGGAACAGCCTCTATGGCCGCTACTGGGGCGCGGACGCCAGCCTGGCCGGGCTGCACTTCGAGACCTGCTACTACCAGGGGATCGACTACTGCCTGCGCGAGGGTCTGACCCACTTCGAACCCGGGGCCCAGGGCGTGCACAAGATCGCGCGGGGCTTCTTGCCGAGCTTCGTGCGCAGCCGCCACTGGATCGGCGATGAGGCTTTTCGCGAGGCGCTTGCGCGCTGGTGCGCCGAGGAGGACGCCTCGGTGCGCGAGCACGCGCTGATCCTCGCACAACGCTCCCCGTTCCGCTCGCCGCTGGCGTGA
- a CDS encoding LysR family transcriptional regulator: MVRPSLNDLAAFTAVASHLSFRRAADVMGVSRSALSHTIIGLEGKLGIRLFDRTTRRVSLTQAGARMLARFHPVPPGSSGSRSGARYPF, from the coding sequence ATGGTGCGTCCCAGCCTGAATGACCTGGCCGCCTTCACGGCAGTGGCCAGTCACCTCAGCTTTCGCAGGGCGGCAGACGTCATGGGGGTCTCGCGCTCCGCGCTCAGCCACACGATCATCGGACTCGAGGGCAAACTGGGCATCCGGCTTTTCGACCGGACGACACGCCGCGTGTCACTGACCCAGGCTGGCGCCCGGATGCTCGCTCGGTTCCACCCGGTTCCACCCGGTTCTTCAGGATCTCGATCAGGCGCTCGATACCCTTTCTGA
- a CDS encoding lipocalin-like domain-containing protein translates to MSIRPVMLALALGTLSSFAFAQTSAENQVLGTWKMVSATIDPAGKNITAYGEKPNSLLVFTPDMHFVEVLTDADTPRFASNARGEGTDKENRMAMSRSIGFFGTYTVDSNGEFSGNRVLGSTFPNWVGSVRTRDDLTLTVDGDRMSERFRRPEGTEIQIEWRRVK, encoded by the coding sequence ATGTCTATTCGTCCCGTCATGCTGGCGCTCGCCCTCGGCACCTTGTCCTCATTCGCCTTCGCACAGACCAGCGCTGAAAATCAGGTACTGGGCACATGGAAAATGGTATCGGCGACGATTGACCCTGCCGGAAAGAATATTACCGCCTATGGAGAAAAGCCCAACAGTCTCCTCGTCTTTACGCCCGATATGCACTTCGTGGAGGTACTTACCGACGCCGACACGCCTCGTTTTGCGTCCAATGCGCGCGGTGAGGGGACGGATAAAGAGAACCGTATGGCGATGTCACGCAGTATCGGATTCTTCGGCACCTATACTGTCGACAGCAATGGAGAATTTAGCGGAAACCGTGTCTTGGGTTCGACATTCCCAAATTGGGTGGGCAGCGTGCGGACCCGTGACGATCTGACGCTTACTGTTGATGGTGACCGCATGTCCGAGAGATTTCGGCGGCCCGAGGGCACCGAGATCCAGATCGAATGGCGACGCGTCAAATAA
- the clpA gene encoding ATP-dependent Clp protease ATP-binding subunit ClpA: MFSKDLEQTIGQCYKRAREARHEFMTVEHLLLALLDNPSAQAVLKATGADTGRLRLDLDQAVEASVSRLAEDDGRDTQPTLGFQRVLQRAVYHVQSSGKKEVTGANVLVAIFGEKDSHAVYFLNQQDVTRLDIVNYLSHGIARQGEGEAQGSAEPGEGKAEGGESEAKGDALAEYASNLNDAARNGRIDPLVGRGEEIERTIQVLCRRRKNNPLYVGEAGVGKTALAEGLAKRIVDGEVPEVLEDAVIYSLDLGALVAGTKYRGDFEKRLKAVLSALKKVPNAVLFIDEIHTIIGAGSASGGTMDASNLIKPALASGELRCIGSTTFQEYRGIFEKDRALARRFQKIDVVEPTISETYEILLGLKAKYESHHNVSYADEALQAAVDLSVKHIGDRLLPDKAIDVIDEAGARQRLLPEEQRKTLIDVEEIETIVAKMARIPAKQVSATDKDVLQHLDRNLKMVIFGQDPAIDSLASAIKLARSGLGNPDKPIGNFLFAGPTGVGKTEVTRQLAMQLGIELVRFDMSEYMEPHSISRLIGAPPGYVGFDQGGLLTEKIVKTPHCVLLLDEVEKAHPDIFNILLQVMDRGVLTDTNGREANFKNVILVMTTNAGAAQASRRSIGFTKQDHSTDAMEVIRRGFTPEFRNRLDAIVQFQALGFDHILRVVDKFMIELEMLLHEKHVTLSATPEARDWLAQHGFDPQMGARPMARVIQDKIKRPLADELLFGKLIEGGKVSIDVKDDELVVTAQPEPERLLPATVED; this comes from the coding sequence ATGTTCAGCAAAGATCTCGAGCAGACGATCGGCCAGTGCTACAAGCGTGCCCGCGAGGCGCGGCACGAATTCATGACGGTCGAACACTTGCTGCTCGCCCTCCTCGACAACCCGTCCGCGCAGGCGGTCCTGAAGGCCACCGGCGCCGACACCGGGCGTTTGCGCCTGGATCTGGACCAGGCGGTCGAGGCCTCGGTCTCGCGCCTGGCCGAGGACGATGGACGCGACACCCAGCCCACGCTGGGCTTCCAGCGCGTGCTGCAGCGGGCCGTCTACCACGTCCAGTCCTCCGGCAAGAAGGAAGTCACCGGCGCCAATGTGCTGGTGGCGATCTTCGGCGAGAAGGATTCCCACGCGGTGTACTTCCTGAATCAGCAGGACGTCACCCGCCTGGACATCGTCAATTACCTGTCCCACGGCATCGCCCGGCAGGGCGAGGGCGAGGCGCAGGGATCGGCCGAACCCGGCGAGGGCAAGGCAGAAGGCGGCGAAAGCGAAGCCAAGGGCGACGCGTTGGCCGAATACGCCAGCAACCTCAACGACGCGGCCCGCAACGGCAGGATCGATCCGCTGGTCGGGCGCGGCGAGGAAATCGAGCGCACCATCCAGGTCCTGTGCCGCCGCCGCAAGAACAATCCGCTCTACGTCGGCGAGGCCGGCGTGGGCAAGACGGCCCTGGCCGAAGGTCTGGCCAAGCGCATCGTCGACGGCGAGGTGCCCGAAGTCCTGGAGGATGCTGTCATCTATTCGTTGGACCTGGGCGCGCTGGTTGCGGGGACCAAGTATCGCGGCGACTTCGAAAAGCGTCTCAAGGCCGTGCTGAGCGCGCTGAAGAAGGTGCCCAATGCGGTGCTGTTCATCGACGAGATCCACACGATCATCGGCGCCGGATCGGCCTCTGGCGGCACCATGGATGCCTCCAATCTGATCAAGCCGGCCCTGGCGTCGGGCGAGCTGCGCTGCATCGGGTCGACCACCTTCCAGGAATATCGCGGCATCTTCGAAAAGGACCGCGCCCTGGCGCGCCGTTTCCAGAAGATCGACGTGGTCGAGCCGACCATCAGCGAGACCTACGAGATTTTGCTGGGCCTGAAGGCCAAGTACGAGTCGCACCACAACGTCAGCTACGCCGACGAGGCGCTGCAGGCCGCGGTGGACCTGTCGGTCAAGCACATCGGGGACCGCTTGCTGCCGGACAAGGCGATCGACGTGATCGACGAAGCCGGTGCCCGACAGCGCCTGCTGCCTGAAGAGCAGCGCAAGACCCTGATCGACGTGGAAGAGATCGAGACCATCGTGGCCAAGATGGCGCGCATCCCGGCCAAGCAGGTCAGTGCGACCGACAAGGACGTGCTGCAGCATCTGGATCGCAACCTGAAGATGGTCATCTTCGGCCAGGATCCGGCGATCGATTCGCTGGCGTCGGCCATCAAGCTGGCGCGCAGCGGCCTGGGCAATCCGGACAAGCCGATCGGCAACTTCCTGTTCGCGGGCCCGACCGGCGTGGGCAAGACCGAGGTGACCCGCCAGTTGGCCATGCAGCTGGGCATCGAGCTGGTGCGCTTCGACATGTCCGAGTACATGGAGCCGCATTCGATCAGCCGCCTGATCGGTGCGCCTCCCGGCTACGTCGGATTCGACCAGGGCGGTTTGCTGACCGAGAAGATCGTCAAGACGCCGCACTGCGTGCTGCTGCTGGACGAGGTCGAGAAGGCGCACCCCGACATCTTCAACATCCTGCTGCAGGTCATGGACCGCGGCGTGCTAACCGACACCAACGGGCGCGAGGCCAACTTCAAGAACGTGATCCTAGTGATGACGACCAATGCGGGTGCGGCGCAGGCCTCGCGTCGGTCGATCGGCTTCACCAAGCAGGATCACTCCACCGATGCGATGGAAGTCATCCGCCGCGGCTTCACCCCGGAATTCCGCAATCGCCTGGATGCGATCGTGCAGTTCCAGGCACTGGGCTTCGACCACATCCTGCGCGTGGTCGACAAGTTCATGATCGAACTGGAGATGCTGCTACACGAAAAGCACGTCACCCTGTCGGCCACGCCCGAGGCGCGCGACTGGCTGGCCCAGCATGGTTTCGATCCGCAGATGGGCGCCCGCCCGATGGCCCGCGTGATCCAGGACAAGATCAAGCGTCCGCTGGCTGACGAGCTGCTGTTTGGCAAGCTGATAGAGGGCGGCAAGGTCAGCATCGACGTCAAGGACGACGAGCTCGTCGTCACCGCCCAGCCCGAGCCCGAGCGGCTGCTGCCGGCGACCGTGGAGGACTGA